agaaaggttCACGAGAGAAGAAGGAATGATGAACTCCCAGAGACCATGTATGGCATGCGTGTTTGAGAAAGGCCAAACCCCTTATGGAAGGGGATTGTGTATGGAGATATGGGATGAAGCCATTAGAGCCTCCTCTTAGCTAAGAATACATCTTTTTCCCTAGTGAAGGCAAGGCCTAAGGGAAGGTGAATGTATGAGGGTGGTAAAGGAGGAAGTGACAGCTACTAGGGGGAATAAGCATTGCTTGGGTGAGAAACTAAAGTTGTATGAGATTGGGCACATCTACAAATGTGTATTGGGGGCCATTTCCGATTTTTGctttgcggggggaggggggccagTAATGTATCGTTATACACCTTCAGCTCCCACAGGGTCTTTGGGTGCTtggtactttgctgaatcagacccTATATGGATAACCATTTACCAAATCAGAAATCTGTGTTATACCAACACTTTTTacacagcaacaaagagtcctatagcaccttatagactaacagacatattggagcattagtctatacggtgccacaggactctgttgctttttacagatccagactaatacggccacccctctgatactttttacaCGATGTTATTCTTTCTCTTATTTATAGCCAGGACTCAGATAGCTTTTTATACTATCCTAATCATCGTAGTATCCAAGAACCTTCCTATAGTCCATTACACGACATGATAAATGTGATTTGTGATCGGTGCTGCAAATAAGCCTAAAATCAGAAAGATTATAGACATAAATATAACTAGTGTTTGTCCAAATGCCACAAAAAATAGGCTTACAACAACTCAGATATAAATAGGAGTAAGTGTTAAACTGAAATTAGATGCTTCATTTTAAAGTCTAGTTTACCTGATATCTTCATCTTTTAATTTCCTGGCTGCCTGTTTGGACAACTTAATCTGCAAATCCAGTCTATGTAGAAAATCTTTGGCAGATAGTTCTTCAGGTGCAGCAGGTTGATTGTCAGGTTCCTGAGGACTGGGAGAAGAACTGCTCTCTTCCTGAACTGTCATTGGTCCTTCACCACAAAGAGAAATGTCAATAACTTCATTCTCAGGCGATTCCAGCGAATTAAGTCCATTGAACAATAACGGCTTCTCTGATATAACTGGTATATTCAGGGTTTTCCTCAGGAATATACAGTCATTAGTAAATAGTTTATTTGCCCTTTTTATTTGTTCCAtctggaagagagaagaaaaaacaattaaattGAAGCAATACTGATTTCTGTAACGTACAGAATGCCACCATCCTCAAAACATACAGCAGTTTTATAAGTAAAGACTTCCCTTGAAACAATTACTTTGTCTTAATTTAGAACATAAAAGGAGCTATTGAATTTAGAACAATTATTctcaactacacctctaccccaatataacgcaagccaatataacacgaattcagctATAACgtagtaaagcagcactccgggggtaGGGAGGTGAGGGGGTGCGCACTctggaggatcaaagcaagtttgatataacacggtttcacctataacgcggtaagattttttggctcccgaggacagcgttatatcagggtagagttCTGTATGTTCTGTCTTGCCATTAACTCAGcctttttgctttgctttctttgtccatGCACTAGACTTTATGCTACTGGAAGTCTCCCTAGGGctacattttttgttctacatAAAGAACCTTTCCCTAAATTTGAGTATTCCATTCTCTTCACAACCCAAATTTAGGCCATCTTTGCTCAGCAAAGAATACACAATAATGCAGCAAAAAAgctgcattattttgcattcatATTGGGGCCAGTCTGAGAGAGCAACCCCCAGAGAACCGACGAAATTACCTAAAGTATAAGTATTCCCAGCATGTGAAGGTGTTCAGGGCTTCAAAGGTATACTAAGATGTTTAGACCATGTAGCTGACTGCTTATCataaaagaccccaaaatagTGAACTTCCTGGGTTTTGGAGACATCAAATGAATGTTTAATCTATGGTGCCACTCCCCGCTTTGTGTGTTTGGTTTTACATAAATGCAGAGATCTCTAATTAGGTCCTGAACTTGGCCCCATATTTTGTGAGAACAGTAGTGTAGGTGGTCACTTCCTGGCCAAAACCATCTATTGGAATTCTACAGCATGAACAGTGGCTACCCTCCTTATTTTACCCAATCAATTTATACAAATATCAAAACCCAGCTTGGAAGTCCTACCACTGGGTTCTCCATCTTGATCTCAAGTAACCCGCCCAACGCACAATAGAAACTGACATCTCAGTGGGGTCCATCTTTCTATCATTATGGGTAGGGGCCCCACGGATTTTGCAGCTGCAGAATTTGCCATGACAGTCACCCATAGCTGcacaatctcagctttcagttttaTCTGTAATAGTTTCTAGCCCGAGAACCTTAAAAACAGGAACTAAATGCAAACTGATGAAGTGATgactgcagagagcctgaaacaacagtTCTGAGAAGTGTGAGCTGCCTTATTCATCTCTATCAGGGCCTTGTGGTTCCCAGGATTTCATGGCCGTGGAATTTGCCATTTTCTAAGATGTTATGGAATTTAGCATTTTTGCACTAGAATCTGACATTCTGCTACATCCAAGCGTGTGAAATGTTATTTTAATCTCCCTGTCTTGTTAGGACCTACCTGCAAGTGCCTCTTGCTCTCCAACGTTCCCCACAAGGGAGAGTCAGCTGGATCACAGTGCACTCCATACACTGCTCCCATTTCACTAGGTAGTATAGGTTGCAAAACCAGAGCTGGAGCCCCAGCTTCCAGTCTGGAGAACATCTCAGGGCCAAGGCCCAGAAGCCACCAAAGCATACAGAATCATTTATTTGCTCAATACCAAAATTCTGATTACTCTGGTAACTGGAAGGCATGACTTTCTTTAAAGGAGAAATCAATCTACAGAACTGTAGCACAAAGGCTGAAACCCAATATGTCTACCATGACTTGCATTTGTAAAGGAACTAGCAAAACGACAGCTGATAAATAATGCATCCTAAAGTTGTTTATTATGCTtcactgtaactctgccagtgaaGGTTTGTTCTTCCTCCCTGGAATACTGCTTAAGTATATCTTCTTGTGGCCCTTCAGAGAGCCCACGTATTTTAGTGGTAGGAGTAAGGGACCCCTATGTTTTAATCTCCACTCTAAAATTCTGTGAGTAGTCTTGGGTAGTCGCTTGAGAACTGCTGACTAAgttctgccttcagttacactCACAGAACTCCAGTGCCTCCAATAAGGATTCAAAGGTGTAAATGTTAGTGGAATTTGACACTGTGACCTTTCCTATCCTGGGAAAATTCATAAGCATTTCTGTGCACTGGCATAAGTCCACCTATGGTAAAAACAGGTGAAGTTTGCAAGTTGTAATGCAAACAGGGTACAGGTATTTTAACCTTAATGTTGTTCAACCCTGGAACTGGACAATCTGGTGGTAAAAAACATTTAACAGCCATAGATGAAGCTGTTCCGAGGCAGAAAATGCTTATGAACTTTCCTATTACACATGCACCCTATGTTTGGAGAACGCaatcagtaaaataaaaatacaaatagtagTCACTTATTTAGGGATGTTGCaagggattagggtgaccagatgtcccgattttatagagacagtcccgatttttaggtttttcttatataagctcctattacacACACCCCCGCAtccctatcccgatttttcacatttcctatctggtcaccctacaaggaATTAATGTTTACATTGCAGAAAGCGCACACCTTCTTGGCTTTGTAGGAACAACATTTAACAATATTCTAGCCATCATCCTTTTAATTCCCACAATTACGTACTCACACTCACTTATTCTCTTAGAATATTTCGACTAAAAATTTTATTTGATGTTTAACAGAATCATCTTGAtagagctttaaaaatatatgattTATAAACATCAAAATTTTCCCAGATTACCAAAGAGATTACACTAAAGATCACAAATTaacatctccccccacccccattcgaTCTCTCATCAGTAGTAGGCTTCATCTACACTACATTACCCTTGTTCAGAACAGGTCCAAATGACAGTGACTATCAGCACTAGTGCTCCCATAATTGCTACAACCAATAGGAGCAATAAGGAAGGTAGCCAAAGCAGAAAGCTTTTGTTTAAAGCGGGGTAGATGAATAAGGCCTTGGATATCTTTTTCCCTATATGGCATGTGGATAGAATGACAAGAGCAACTTGAAAAATACCTATGGTAGATAAACATGATGCCCCATGTTGTAGCCAGCACTCTTCTGGTGAAGGGCAAATATGTGGacctttttgtttcctttaaagACAATCAATACCTCTTCTTAAACAGCTGGAGGAAGTCATTGTTAGAGGTGCAATTTCATCCTCCTCACCTTCTCAAGAGATGAGGATGTTGCATTCATACCACTCTCAGCCCCTACTGAAGTAAGACCTGATCCAACTCTCATCAGtcaacagagggcttgtctacatcagaaagttgcagcgctggtgagggagttacagcgctgcaacttaggaggtgtacacatctgcagggcaccaccagcgctgcaactccctgtttgcagcgctggccgtactcccgttttgtctcgggtgtagaggatccagcgctggtgatccagcgctggtaatcaagtatagacacttaccagcgcttttcttgacctccgtggaataagcaggtatcccagcataccttaggaagcctctggtaatcaagctggtctccttccccggcttgctctcgcgttccccgaaccccgagcaagcaggtctccttccctgaggtttgctgggtggttccgggaacgcgagagcaaaccgcagcgaagctggtctcctttcccggtttgctctcgcgttccccgaacaagcaggtctccttccctgcggtttgcagagtggttcggggaacgcgagagcaaaccgcggcgaagctggtctcctttcccggtttgctctcgcgttccccgaacaagcaggtctccttccctgcggtttgcagagtgattcggggaacgcgaaagcaaaccgcggcgaagctggtctcctttcccggtttgctctcgcgttccccgaacaagcaggtctccttccctgcggtttgcagggaggttcggggaacgcgagagcaaaccgcggcgaagctggtctcctttcccggtttgctctctcgttccccgaacccccgagcaagcaggtctccttccctgcggtttgcagggtggttcggggaacgcgagagcaaaccgcagcgaagctggtctcctttcccggtttgctctctcgttccccgaacccccgagcaagcaggtctccttccctgcggtttgcagggtggttcggggaacgcgagagcaaaccgcagcgaagctggtctcctttcccggtttgctctcttgttccccgaacccccgagcaagcaggtctccttccctgcggtttgcaggggggttcggggaacgcgagagcaaaccgcagcgaagctggtctcctttcccggtttgctctcgcgttccccgaaacccccttgaagccgcccaacagtgctgcagtgtggccacatctaacaccacttgcagcgctggttgctgtaagtgtggccactctgcagcgctggccctatacagctgtactaatacagctgtaacaaccagcgctgcaaaattttagatgtagacatggccagagactCTCAGAAACGTCAGTGACTTGGTTTAGCCCTATGAGGCAGAGCAGAGTGTGACTGGGATTGCTGCTAATGCGCTTTTCTTTTTATAAGGCATATACAAAGATTCTTTAATAAAAGTTTCCTAAAAGGTCCTaagtttctattttaaaaaatcttctgtTTACATTATGGGAGTGTTAAAGCTCTAAAGCCTTTACTCAAGACTTGGTAAATTAAGGAGACTGCTAGGAATGTCTGGTAGATAGCAAATGGGAGTGAAAAATTAGTAGTTACTACTTATACTGTCACAATGGCAATTTAAATAGGAAGAACTAAAAAAGGCACATCTTGACATCTGAAATTGAGGGCTAGATTACTATTTTGTTTCAGGTGTATTCTTTGACAGGTCTGGCTTGAAATGTATTTTAAGtaatttaaatacaaattaaaaattgaacttaattttttaatgttAGTATTCCATGCTATAATGCCACTCTGAAATACTGAAGTTCCTATTTAGAAATACATTTATtcaaattcattttaattaaattgaacTACAATGCACTAGTCCCAGTTCTGAATAAAGACCAAATTTAAACATTTCCAACACCATTTGTCACTAGACAcgacagggttttttttaatgtgtgagAAATAAGTTACAATGGTGAGTGTATAAATAAACTAATGGCAAACCAATTCAGCTTATTCACAGAGCCTTATTGAGTCAGATTCTGCTTTTACaccaaaaaaaaagccagagtaactccactgacttccacagcATTACTCCTTACTGATAGGAGTAATGCTGTGGAAATCAGGATTTGACTCAAAGTAGAGTTATTCTTCTTCCCAAAAGGAAATAAAGACTTTGACCTTATTCACAATGGGAGCCAAATATTGTTAATTACAATTGTATATAAAAAGCTGTTGCTAGAAGGGTTTTGGTATGTTTTCCCTTAGGGCAGCTGAAACTTGGTTTGAAAACTATTATGACATGATGCTAGAGACAGCAGGTGGTGGTTTGCATGGGTAATGTATAGCACATCTTATGTATTATGGCtctcacaagaaaaaaaatattcttaacTATGCTGATCTGGAAAAGCTTATTAGAAACCACCATGTACAGGTTCCTGGAGCCTGCACAGTGGACTAGACCACATTGTCATGTTGTAGATATTAATttgagattattatttttttaagggaTGGTTGTGGATGCATTACTGCAGCAATACATTTATTAGAGACTCACACCTGGATGAAGATTCCCTATCTATGGTCTTCTTATTCACAGCTGGCCAAGCATTTCTTCATCTATTCCTGCAACTCTGCTTTAACACATGGCCAGGGAGGGACTGAGCCCTCCTCCATCACAAACCACTGGCTCATGGAGGGCGAGGCATTAATTCCCCCATCACCTTACTGTCCCCCAAAACTTGCATGTGATGAGGAATTTTTCCTCTCTATGCCCCCTTCTTCTCATCTCATCCCATCTCTCTTACAACTTCATTTGGCTCATATCTAACCAAGGATTCCTGTCACTCTCCATCCCATTTCTTCTGCCTGACAGCTATGGTTCCCAACCATCCAGGCTTCCCTCCAGGAGTCTCCAGGaaataaagattaatctttaagtaAAGATATCATGTGATGAAAACGCCAAGAATACATCCAActaaaactggcaaccctactcaCAGCTGGCTAAGGATTTCCCACACTGCAGCTCCTGTACCATATAGCTGGCTGGGTATTCCTCCTTCACTCCATGGCCAGACTCCAAGTGGCTTACACCTCGCCAGGGATCCCTCctaggcagggccgtccttaggcataggcagaataggcagccgcgtagggcctcactctgcctgggggcaccactctgcaggcagcccagacagtgtagaagcagggctgctgggtcctagagagagccgaatgcagcacagtctgaggaatgagattggctgctggggtctctgggaaggggagggggtaggggttggggaaggaactcatctgtgagt
This sequence is a window from Gopherus evgoodei ecotype Sinaloan lineage chromosome 10, rGopEvg1_v1.p, whole genome shotgun sequence. Protein-coding genes within it:
- the LYSMD2 gene encoding lysM and putative peptidoglycan-binding domain-containing protein 2 isoform X3, whose translation is MAEFPPVPLALREEPPAARSGSESESEAELSQSLARTKIRSYGSTASVAAPLAERYLEHRLSAGDTLQGIALKYGVTMEQIKRANKLFTNDCIFLRKTLNIPVISEKPLLFNGLNSLESPENEVIDISLCGEGPMTVQEESSSSPSPQEPDNQPAAPEELSAKDFLHRLDLQIKLSKQAARKLKDEDISSPVPSAKREM
- the LYSMD2 gene encoding lysM and putative peptidoglycan-binding domain-containing protein 2 isoform X1, with amino-acid sequence MAEFPPVPLALREEPPAARSGSESESEAELSQSLARTKIRSYGSTASVAAPLAERYLEHRLSAGDTLQGIALKYGVTMEQIKRANKLFTNDCIFLRKTLNIPVISEKPLLFNGLNSLESPENEVIDISLCGEGPMTVQEESSSSPSPQEPDNQPAAPEELSAKDFLHRLDLQIKLSKQAARKLKDEDIRLICSTDHKSHLSCRVMDYRKVLGYYDD
- the LYSMD2 gene encoding lysM and putative peptidoglycan-binding domain-containing protein 2 isoform X4; translated protein: MAEFPPVPLALREEPPAARSGSESESEAELSQSLARTKIRSYGSTASVAAPLAERYLEHRLSAGDTLQGIALKYGVTMEQIKRANKLFTNDCIFLRKTLNIPVISEKPLLFNGLNSLESPENEVIDISLCGEGPMTVQEESSSSPSPQEPDNQPAAPEELSAKDFLHRLDLQIKLSKQAARKLKDEDISRELFR
- the LYSMD2 gene encoding lysM and putative peptidoglycan-binding domain-containing protein 2 isoform X2 — encoded protein: MAEFPPVPLALREEPPAARSGSESESEAELSQSLARTKIRSYGSTASVAAPLAERYLEHRLSAGDTLQGIALKYGVTMEQIKRANKLFTNDCIFLRKTLNIPVISEKPLLFNGLNSLESPENEVIDISLCGEGPMTVQEESSSSPSPQEPDNQPAAPEELSAKDFLHRLDLQIKLSKQAARKLKDEDIREEDEESPYATSSYHK